In Shewanella psychrotolerans, the genomic stretch ACACTGTTATCGATAACTTCTTGCCCTAAATGATTTGGACGAGAGGTATCGGTATACATGCCAGGTCTACGTTTTACAGGGTCGAGCCCATTGAGGACTTCAATTGAATCTGAGGTGTATTGGTTAGTCATAGCGCACACAATATATAGTTATTCAGGCCATGTTGCGGCCCTACATGTCTATTTGTCAAGAAACAGGAACTGGCAGATCCTATCCAACTGTTGTTCATAGCCAATAAAACTATGGTCACCACCCGCTTCAACCAGCAGCTGACAACAATGGTATTTATTCACTGCTTGCTTATAATCAAGCACTTCATCGCCTGATTGCAATAATACAAAAAAACGTTCAGGGTAAAAAATGACCTCGGTATTATAAAGTGCAACCTCTTGCTTATGCGCAGGCAACACCTCATAGGTTTCATCGGTATAGGGATTGTACTGTGGCCCCAAAAACTCATCAAACAACTCAAATGGTGTCACCGCGGGGTTAATTAGCACTGCCTTGCCACCGTAAGTTTCCGCTAAATAGCTAGCAAAATAGCCACCAAGTGACGACCCGATAAAATGAAGTGATTCACCTTTGGCTCTCTCTCGCTCAACAATATCGATAAGCAGTGCCATCGCATCTTTCGGCGCTGAGGGTAATTGAGGTTGGAAAAATGAGAGTTGTGGAAAATGGTTAGCAATATATTCGGCGGTGATCACCCCTTTCTCAGACTGAGGTGAGCTATTAAAACCATGGATATAAAGCAGCATATTTCCTCGATAACAGTTGTTGTCCGAATTGCGACAATTAAAATAGTGTTTTTACACTATCATCAAGTTGTGGCAGCCGATAAACCTATACTAAGTAGAATCAAATAAACCTTACCGCAAATAGGGATGCTAACATTGGCTGCACGATTAGCCAAATAAAGCTTTCAAGCTTGAATGTTAAAGGTTATCAGTTAATACCGACGACAAACACTAAAGATAGCTTTAGGCCTTACGGTAAACTAATAACCTTTGGAATCGTGATCAGGAGAAAATTTGTTCCCGGGCACTCTGTAGACATTAGTTAGTATGCTGCCATCGGCTTTCAGCTCAAGTAATCTATAACCGGGCTGTTGAGCATCTAAAGCAAAATAGGGCGATTTAGGCTTAAACTGAATACAGGTAGACGGTGTCGCCATTAACCGCATACTTCCAGTCTCTGTTGAGTGGCTTTGATCGAGACTTTGATGAACATGCCCCCACAACAGCCCTTTAACTTGAGGAAGTTTGCTGACCCTATCGATAAAGTCACTGCCATTATCCATACAATGTTGATCGAGCCACTTGCACTCAACCAAAATCGGATTATGGTGCATCACTAACAAGGTGTATCTATCTGGATGTTGTTTAACAGCCGATTCAATTAAGTCAAACTCACTTTCGGCCATGTGGCCACCAGGCTTTCCCGGCACGGTAGAGTCCAACATAATTATCTGCCAGTTTCCAGCCAGAATACGGCGATCACCATAAATATTCGGGCCCTGCATATGCAAATTCATGATCCGAGGATCATCATGATTACCGGGTAAGTAATGACACGCTAATTTTAGGGGAGCGATCGCTTTTACGAAATTCTGATAAGACTCATTTGAATAGTCCTGGCTAATGTCGCCTGTAACCAGCATAAAATGCGCGGGATAATCGACGGCCTTAATCGTATTAAGAACGGCGTCCAAACTGTGCGCGGTATTAACGCCTAAAAGCTGAGCTTCAGGATCGGCAAACAGATGAGGATCAGTCACTTGAACAAGTCTGACACTCTCACTGTTGTCAATAGAATAAGAGATAGCCTCTTTTAGCACATTAAAACCCTAGAATTCCGACTGACAAATAACACGAACATGATTGTCAATAATTAATAACTCTTCAAGAAAAGCATTTACCTGATACTTTTCATCGCGATGATGCATACGTATATTTGGATAATCATATACCGCTCTTAAACGATAAATCTGTCGACTAGTTAACACTTCTGCTAATTTAGCGTCATGATAAACACGCACTACAACTTTAGGGGTATCAATCAATTGCGAGGTTTCTATTATTCTGGAAATCTCAATTAATTGGGTATATTGGGTATTCTCAAGCAATTTGACCTCTAAACAGCCAAAATCACCTTCAACTTGCCAACTTTCCCCTTGCTGGCATGATACAGGCAACCAACGCAATATATTAAAATAGTTGCGAGAACATAGCGCCAAAAAGCGGCTGACATCCACTTGGTAACTATGATGTCTTTTATTTAAAGAGATACTCACGGCTTAGCTCTTAATTTTAGGTAGTTAAGTTGTAACCATTGCAGCCCGATCACTGTCGATGCATTATTAATCACACCGTCACAAACTGCCTGATAGGCCGCCTCTCTAGACATAACATGAACCTGAATATCTTCATGCTCTTCGCTCAGGCCATGAATCCCCTCAGCGCTAATTGATTCGACCTCGGCCCAATAAAAATCAAACCGCTCACTGGTTCCCCCTGGACTAGAAAAATAATGACTAATAAACTCCATCTTATTAGCAACTAACCCTGCCTCTTCATGCAGTTCACGATGAGCGACCTGCTCGGCGGTTTCGCCATCTTCAACCATCCCAGCGACCAATTCGAGTAACCAAGGCTGGTCTGTCGTAGAAAAAACAGGGATCCGTATCTGCTCTATCAACACCACTTTGTCTTCTTTGGGATCATAAGGCAAAACCACCACCGCGTGTCCACGCTCGAACACTTCGCGAGTAACGACTTCACTCCAGCCTCCGCGAAACAAGCGATGCTTAAACCGATACTCGTCCAATCGAAAGAACCCTTGGTATAAGGTTCGCTGACTCAACATCTCTATATCATCGCTGGTAAATTTCTGGTTCATGCTTCTGCTCGCAGATAAATATGACTCATGTCTAATATGCCCCAATATACCATGTAACACATCAAAATTTGCAGACATAAAATCAAAAACTGTTATACTTCACAGTTGACTTAAAATTAGTTAATTTCTTAATATCTTAACTCTAATAAGTTTAGATATATCGGGAAGCGTCGGGAAGCGCAAACCGCTTTACTCAACCAATTTGCGTAAAGCATCACTTAACTTTTAAGTAAATTGCTCCAAGTAAGGAGTTTTTATGTCTAAAAAAGGACAGGTAATGAAATTTAAGATCCGCACCCTATGTGCAGCCTTGAGTCTTGCGGCAACCACTTCAGCCGTGCACGCCGATGATCTACTACAGATATACCAACAAGCGCTTACGAATGATCCTATCGCGCTTCAAGCCCAATCTCAACGTGACAGACTGTATGAGCAGATTGAAGAAAATCGCGCTCCATTACTGCCCTCTATCAGTGCCACTGTCGGCTATGGTAAAAACTGGTCAGATGTATCAGATAACAATTATAACAGCGGTCTAAATGCGGGTGTATCACTTAAGCAAGTCGTTTACGACCACAGTGCATGGGTCGGCCTAGATCTAGCCGAACTCGCAGCTTCTCAAGCCGATGCGGCTTATGCCTCAACTTTGCAAAACCTAATTATTCGCGTGACAAGTGCTTACTTCGATGTGTTAGCGGCTAAAGATAACTATGAATTTAAAGGCGCAGAAAAGCGTGCGATTGAGCGCCAATTAGAGCAAACCAAACAACGTTTCGCTGTAGGGTTAACAGCTATCACCGACGTACATGAAGCACAAGCACAATACGATTTGGCTCGCGCATCAGAAATCTTAGCTGAAAACCAGTTAACCAACAGCTACGAAGCATTACGCGAAATAACGGGCCTTGAGCATAAATCGATTAATATTCTCGACACGAATCGCTTTACCGCTGTAACACCGTCACCAGAGCGTCCTAGCGATTGGTTGAAAATGGCTGAAACCAACAGCGTAGACTTGATGACAACTCGTATCGGTAAAGATATCGCGCAGCAAACCATTGAGCTATACAAAGCTGGCCACATGCCATCGCTAAATTTGAACGCGGGCTACACCACTAATCTTGATCAACAAAATCAAACTGGCAGTCAAGGTGATTATGACAATGCCAATATAGGCTTAACCCTAAACGTGCCTATTTTTGAAGGCTTTAAAGTCAGTTCTAAAGTCAATCAGGCTCAATACCAGTACGTAGAAGCCAGTGAAAAAATGGAGCAGACTTTCCGCAAGGTAGTCAAAGATGTGCGTAACAACTTCAATAACGTTGGCGCTTCTATCAGCTCAATCCGCGCCTATGAGCAATCTGTGATCTCTTCAGAAAGCGCGCTGAAAGCCACTCAAGCTGGTTTTGAAGTTGGTACTCGTACCATTGTTGACGTGCTCAACCGTACGCGTGATCTATACGACTCTAAGCGTCAACTCTCTAATGCCCGTTACGGTTACATCAACTCTATCCTAGCGTTGAAACAGGCCACAGGCACATTGAACGAAGACGATGTCATCGCCATCAATAACGGCCTTAAGGCACCAGAAGTCAGTCAATAAGACCTCTGAGAGTAAGCCTTTAGACATAAAAAAACCGCCATTATGGCGGTTTTTTTATGCTTGAAACAAGACGTTAGAAAACCAGTTCAAGTCCAGCAAAATAGCCTTTGAACTGCATATTGGCGGTCACACCATCGAAATCATTCACATCAAAGTTAAAGTCACGGTAACCGAAACGGATCTTAGTATCCAATGCTGTGCCATCAAACGCCCAGCCTAGGCCCAACTGATAGTCATAGACGTTACTTTCATCTATGCCCTGCATCACATCGGCAAAAACATACAAACCTATGCCAGGGATCCCCACTTCCGCATTGGCATAAGCCATCACGACACCATCATCGAGATCTTTCTGTGAGTAGGCACCCACTACGCCAGATGGCGAGACCTGATGAACACGAAAAGAACCATGCATCTTCTTATAGGCAGCACCAAGATCCAAAGCGACGATATCGTTATCTAGCAGCTCCCAATAAAGCACAAAATCGGTGTTGCTCAGATTACTCACTGTCGTCACGTCGTCGTTAAACTGGCTACCAGCAAAATCCCATTCGCCACCGAGTGTTGCTTTTCCATCGGCATCCAAACTGTTTTCGCGGATCTTAAAGTTTGGCACTAACGGAATTGGGTGCTCGATGGCAACCCATACACTGCCTTGAGATGAAGAGCTGTAATCAAACTCTTGTTGGGCTACTCCTTTTTGCGCAAAGGTGCCCTCTGCATCGGCTTCCCAATAATCACCACCCACTTTAAAACCAACAACGGTGGCCGCGTGTGCGGACGTCGCTGCTATAGACCCTAGCAATGCACATGCAACTAGTGTTTTTTTCATCTATTTAGCCTTGAGTCAATAAGTTAGTTAAGTCAATCACCGCGGCATTTGCGCGGGAAATATAATTGGCCATCACGAGAGAATGATTGGCCACTATGCCGAACCCAGAGCCATTTAAGACAATGGGACTCCACACAGGCTGCTGAGTCTCTTCCAGTTCACGAATGATCTGCTGTAAGCTGACTTCAGCATTTTTCTTCTTTAGTACATCGGCAAAGTCTACCTCAATCGCCTTCATAAAATTAAGCAGTGCCCAAGTAGCGCCACGAGTCTCGTAGAAAACATCATCTATCTTCCACCAACTGGTTTTAATCTGCTGGCTAGCAAGGTTAGGCGTCGATTGACTGGCTTCCGCTTCACCAGCAAGATCGGTATTAAGTCGCTCCTGCCCAACACTGGCAGACAAACGCTGTGACATGCTGCCCAAACGCTTCTGGATCTCTTTTAGCCACTCATTAAGATTATCTGCGCGAGCATAAAATTGTGCATCAGGAGTATTGGGGTCAGCAATGCGGGCTCGATACAGCTTTAATAACTTAATGGCATCTCGATACTCACCTTCGGCACTAGGCACCAACCAGCTGGTATGTTCAATGTTAAGTTTTGAATGTGCCGCCAACAGGTCTTTGTCCGCTGTAGATTGCGATTGAGAACGGCTAAACTCCTTGCGCATGACTAACGCAAGATCTCGAGCCTGCTCAATAGCACCAAACTCAAATGCCGGCATATTATCCATAAATACAGATGGTGGCATAATGTCATTAGATAGCCAGCCGCCATTCTTATCCAATAAGGTTTCAACGGTCAGAATAAGCGAGGTTGTCGTCGCATAACCAACCACATTTTTCCCCGTCGAACTACTAAGCTGCTGCGGAGTTAGCGGTTCCGGCTCCACACTCCACCACACACTAATAAAATAACCAATTAAAAATAAAACTACGGCTACTAGCCCGCCTCGTTTCCATGTCATCTGCATACAATTACTCCATTAATGGTGATGATGTTCCATTTCACCATGTTGCTTTGTCATATCTTGCTTAGTCACTTTGATACTAATAACTTTGTCAGTGCCATCATCAAATTTTAGCTTTAAATTAACAGCTTCATTAACCTTTAATGGCTGTTTCAAGCCTAGGATCATAACGTGATCACCTGAAGGAGCCAATTCAAGATTGCCGTGCTCTGGAATAGTAAAGCTTGTCTGTTGCTTCATTTTAATGACACCAGCCTCTTCGACTAAAGTGTGCAACTGAGCTTCTTCGGCAATAACCGTTTCGACCCCAACAAGTTTGATCTCGGGGCCGTGATTCATAAGGGTAAAGTAAGCCGCTGTATTTGGCACACTCGGAGGCATCGCTCTAACGTAACCTTCAACAAGCATCACATTTGCCAAGACAGAGAATGAAGTACATGATAGCAAAACAAAATTAAACGCATGTTTGAAAATATGTTTCAATGTCTTAAACTCCTTTTAATCCCATTCGCCATAATAAGGACTATTGACCAATGAGTACCATTCAAATTCAGGATGAGCAGGGCGTTCGCATCATCACTATAAACCGCCCAGATAAACGCAACGCGCTTAACCTCTATATGTACACTCAGCTCACAGAATACCTTATCCAAGGGGAATCCGACAATGGTATTAACGTCTTTATGATTAAAGGCCAGAGCGATTGTTTTACCTCAGGTAATGATGTTGCTGATTTTTTAAAAAATAGTAACTTAGGGCCAGATCATCCCACATTCAAATTTCTGTTTACACTGCTCGATCTAAACAAACCTATCGTTGCGGCAGTGACGGGGCCCGCGGTGGGTATAGGCACCACTTTACTGCTGCATTGCGATCTTGTTTATGCCGATAATAGCGCCAAATTTCAGCTACCGTTTGTCAATTTAGCCCTAGTGCCTGAAGCGGGTGCTAGCTTGCTACTCCCTCGCCTCGTTGGGCCGCAAAAAGCTGCCGAGTTACTCTTGTTAGGAGAAAGCTTTAATGCCCACGACGCACAGCAAATGAACTTGATAAATCAGATAATTCCATCGGAATCATTATTTGACTATGCCAAGACCCAAGCGATTAAGCTCGCTCAAAAACCACCTCAAGCCTTGCAAACCAGTCGACAATTGATGCGTTACGATCAAGATCTAGTCCGAGCACAAATGAAGAAAGAGCTAAAAGAGTTTAATGTTAGGCTGCAAAGCGATGAGGCAAAACAACGATTTCAAGCATTTCTAAACCGATAACAGAAATCAGGTTGAGTTAGTCTCTAGTCTAGCTGGCTAGCTTTACCTATGCCCCAAGCGGCCAGCAACAATAATAACAAGGGCCATAAAGGCGAAAAACCTGTAACCATCATGATCATGGCAAATAAGACGCACATTGCAGACACCACAGCGACAAAACTAAAGGCTAAGGTTATCCAAAGCAACATCATAAACGAAACGACACCCGTCAGGACAATTCGCCATAACCCAATATCGATCCCTTGAAACGATTCTAAACTAACATAAATCCATCCACCGTCCATGTACTGACTAAGCATCAGCAACATCATGATTAACGATATAACTACACCTAACCCGATGACTGTCTCTAAAATGTTGCTTAGTCGCTCATATCCCTTCACGCGGTACTCTCTTACAAAATTAGTACTGTGGATCCCATTTAGGCAATACTAAGGCCAATGCAAAGTACACTAACAAACTAATTGCGGGATTCATTATTACTGCAATAGCCCATACTACTCGGGTCCACAAACGCGACCAGCCAAATTTATCCGCCATCATTGCTGCAATACCACACACAACCCCTTTCGGACGCTTCAGCCTACGGACTAGATTATCTATATTCATTGGATACTCCTGATGACATAAATGGATATTGATCCCAGCGCTTCACTAAATGACCTTGTGCCAATTAAAGGTACATACCACTGCAGCACACAACGCAAAGCCCAATACGGGTAGCAACAATATCGCCGCTAGTTCAAACAGATAAGTCATCATTACTGATTCGCCATCGCACTAGTTATCTCAGCGTTATTACTCTGCTCGCTATCTGCAACATCTACCGCTTGCTCTAGGCTAGTTTCAAATAAAGACTCAGATAACTGTGCTTGTAGTGAAAGGCTAAGTTCTTGCTGAGCGACAACCATCATTTCCTGCATCTGAGTAGCAAGGTTACGCTCAAGCGTTGCACTGATGTTTGATGGGATAAACTCATCAGCACTTGCTGAGACACTCGCACTTACAAGTAAAGAGGCGATAAGTGATACTTTAGTTAGCTTGTTCATAATGTCTTCCTTTTCATATTCGATTGTGACAAGTAAGACAATACAAAGGGTGTGCCAACTTTTAACAGCACACTCAATACATTGTTTTTATTTAACTTTTAACTTATGCAAGAATAATGTGAGCTAATTTACGAAAATAAATAAAAAAGCGAAATAGCGAGTTTCGCTACCCACTAGTAATTTTCGCTACTTTGCAGTGAAAAGATTAAAAAACCAACAAAAAAGCCTACAATTTACATGCAGGCTTTCGATGAAAAAAACAGATAAGAACTTAATTTAAAAATGTTTATTTATTATCCATACTGGCTCTAGCCTGATGTATGACTTCAATACCAGCGCCTTGGCGATGCGCATTTTCACTCACATAACGACGCCAAGCACGCGAACCCACTTCACCTTGATAAAGCCCTGTGATATGACGAGTAATATGATTCAGACGACCACCTGCAGCTAAATGTTTCTCTATATAAGGAATCATTTTCTCCAAAACAGCATCTCGACTCAAAACAGGTTTATCACTACCACACAAGAATTGATCAACCTGGGCAAGTATATAAGGATTTTGATAGGCTTCTCGCCCAACCATCACCCCATCTAATTGCTCAAGATGGGTTTTGCATTCGCTCAATGTTTTCACGCCGCCATTGAGAGAGATGCTTAACTTGGGATGATCCCCCTTTAGCTGATACACACGCTCATAATCGAGCTCTGGGATCTCACGATTCTCTTTTGGACTTAATCCTTGTAACCAAGCCTTGCGAGCGTGAATAATAAAGGTATCACAACCGGCCGCGCTAACAATATCAATAAAATCGGTAAGAAACTCGTAGCTATCTTGCTCATCGATGCCAATACGGGTTTTAACCGTCACCGGAATATCGACCACGTTTCGCATCGCATCAACGCATTGTGCTACCAGCTTTGGCTCAGCCATCAAGCAAGCACCAAAGCGCCCATTTTGGACACGATCTGACGGGCACCCCACATTCAGGTTAACCTCATCATAGCCTCTCTCTGCGGCCAACTTGGCGCAGGTAGCGAGATCGGCAGGATTAGAGCCGCCTAGTTGTAGAGCTAACGGGTGTTCTTCATCGTTATAGGCAAGATAGTCACCTTTACCATGAATAATCGCGCCAGTAGTGACCATTTCGGTATAAAGCAAAGCTTGCTCAGACATCAAGCGAGCAAAGTAGCGATAATGCCGATCAGTCCAATCGAGCATGGGCGCAATGCTGAAAGTGCGATTGATGGTATCTGGCATGGTATTTAGTGACATAAAAACAGTAACCCGTAGTTTAACAGCCCCCAGTACAGGGCGTGGCCGCGCATTTTACACTGGTCATCAAAAAATGCACAGGCTTGCTCTCACTCAACTCTATAAATTTGACCTTTCACCCTAAAGACACCGTACCGAACAAAGCGGCCAACACAAACTGCAACGGCAATACATACCGCATTCTCATCGTGAGAAAGAGAGCCAACCAATGTCAACATAGCCGATAGCATTACTGTTGTGGTCACAAATCATAAAATATTGGCAAGTTAATCCCAACAATTTATACAGTTAAGGTGGTGCTGTGCTATGGTAAAAAATGAGATTTTAAGATTTTAAATAAAAACTCTCCTAAGCTTATAGTCAGGCATCGGCAATCAATTTAGAGACAGTATAGGAGCCTCTTCCCAGATGAATGTGAACTTTATAAATCCGTTTTTAGAATCGCTACTTAACGTCCTCAAGACCATGGCCAGCATGGAACTTAAGCCTGGGAAGCCCAATCTTAAAAAAGATAATATCGCAAAGGGTGACGTATCAGGTTTAATCGGTATGGTCGGCCCACAAACCAAAGGTTCGCTTTCTATCACTTTCGAAGAGTCATTAATTTTAGAGATCATGAATAATATGCTAGGGGAAAGACCCTCTAGCGTTAACGAAGAGGTTACCGATCTCGTTGGCGAAATTACTAATATGGTGACGGGTGGTGCCAAAAACTTATTGGGTGATAAAGGCTATGACTTCGAAATGGCCACACCAATTGTCGTCTCAGGTAAAGGCCATACCATAGCCCATAAATCTGACGGTCAAAAAATTATAATGCCATTTACCAGTAATTTTGGAAATGCGTACATCGAAATCTGCTTCGAGCTTTAATGGCAAGCAGAGCATCATCGAAATAGGCTATATTGAAAGCGAATCATCGAGGAGCACTTTCTTTTCTCCTCGAAGCTTTAGACAGGTCTAATACCAATTAGTATAAAGATGTGATCGCTCAGCGACGATTCAACACTAAAGGTTAGCGCTGATGAGGCAAGGTCTTTAATTGCTCCAGTATTAAAGACATTCATAACATCTGACCGCCAAGGCTGGCGGGAATGTCTTAAGTATGTCGGCAACATGCAAGACCTTGTTGTTTACAACGAGTGAAGCGCATACTTGTTCTAGGGTCAAACTCGTTAACACAGCATCAAAAGCGCTAAAATTCGCCTGTTAGGCGTGTTTTTTGACTTTCGACTTCTGCGTTGAATGGCCTCACATGGAAACAACCATTGCATTATCCATTCGCCTTGGATTGGTTACCCAAAAAACACGCTGAGTCGATCGCTTTCTTATACTGATTGGGATAACACTTAATAATCCATTAGCGAGCTGCTCAAATTAATGAGTAATTTCACCATTAATATAAGGCAAAAAATCACCCCAAACATACTGCAACGCGCGGGGTCAGCTTAGTCACTAGTTCATAGGCTATCGTACCAATATGTTCAGCAACATCTTCAACGGGTAACGCTTTACCCCAAAGCAGTACATCGTCACCCACGGCATCTGTTGCATCGATACCTAAATCCACCGTCAGCATATCCATGGATACTCGGCCAACGACCGGTACCAAACGGCCATTAATCCACACTGGAGTTCCCTCAGGTGCATTACGGGGATAGCCATCGCCATAGCCTATGGCGACCACGCCGAGTTTGGTGTCTTGTTTAGCGTGCCAATAGCTACCATATCCGACAGGCTCACCCGCCTTATGCTCTCTCACTGCAATCAACTGAGAAACCAGCTCCATAGCAGGTATAAGACCATGATTACTACCAAAATCACCTGTAACTGGTGATACGCCATAAAGCGCAATTCCGGGTCTTATCCAGTCAGCTTGGGTATCTTGCCAATAAAGCGCCGCAGCCGAATTAGCTAAAGTTCTGTCGCCAGGAAGATCTTTAGTCATCTCGTTAAAGTGTTTAGCTTGATTAGCCGTAGCAGGATTGTCAGGCTCATCTGCACAAGCAAAATGGGTCATCAAATGAATAGGTTTAGCCACCTGAGGACAATCGAGTAACCGCTGATAGGTTGAGGCGAACTGCGCTAAGGTAAACCCTAATCTGTGCATTCCCGAATCAACTTTCATCCACACAGTGACAGGTTTATCTAACTTAGCGGTTTCTAGCATCTCGATTTGAAACTCGTGATGCACCACGGTATCGATATCATGATTAACTAAGGTATTAAGATCACTTTGGCGAAAAAAGCCTTCCAACAGAAGCAGCTTGGCGTTAATGCCACCGGCTCTGAGTTCCAACGCCTCTTCCAATCTGGCAAGACCAAAACCATCAGCCGTCGTCAGACACTTAGCCACATTAAGTAAACCATGGCCATAACCATTGGCCTTAACGACCGCCATCACCTTGCTATGGGGTGCAAGTTCTCGTAATCGCTGTAAATTAGACTTCAGCGCATCACCACTGATCTCTGCACGGGGAAAGGGTTTCAAACAATAACCTTATAAAAGCAAATACGCTTAATATGAAATTAACGCAAAATGAGTCATAAAGGGGCAAAATAAACCATGTTTAATCTTTGCCCTGCTCATAAATTAATCTTCTTCGAATTGAGGGCCGGCATAGTTATCGAAGCGCGAATATTGACCTTGAAACACCAAGCGCACTCGTCCAATAGGGCCGTTACGCTGCTTACCAATAATGATTTCTGCGGTGCCCTTATCTTCAGAATCGTTGTTATACACTTCATCACGGTAAATAAACATGATCAAATCCGCATCTTGCTCAATAGAACCCGATTCACGCAAATCAGAGTTAACAGGACGTTTATCGGCACGTTGCTCCAATGAACGGTTAAGCTGCGACAGCGCAATAACAGGGATCTCTAACTCTTTAGCAAGCGCCTTAAGTGAGCGAGAGATCTCGGCGATCTCTAGCGTACGGTTGTCAGATAGCGCAGGAACTTGCATCAATTGAAGGTAATCGATCATGATCATCGACAAGCCGCCATGTTCTCTGGCGATACGACGGGCGCGGCTGCGCACTTCGGTTGGCGTTAAACCCGAACCATCATCGATATACATCTTGCCCTGTTCAAGCATGATCCCCATAGTCGATGAAACCCGTGCCCAATCATCATCGTCAAGCTGACCAGTACGGATCTTAGTTTGGTCAACACGACCGAGTGAGGCCAACATACGCATCATGATCTGTTCTGATGGCATCTCCAAACTAAAAATAAGCACGGGCTTATCTTCATTGAGTGCGGCTTGCTCACACAAGTTCATCGCAAAAGTGGTTTTACCCATA encodes the following:
- the dnaB gene encoding replicative DNA helicase, coding for MAQQGGFQAKKKPRDLQLDALKMPPHSIEAEQSVLGGLMLDSDAWDKVAEAVVKEDFYSRSHRMIFVAMEALVAAGQPIDLITVSEQLELEDSLEDAGGFAYLGEIAKNTPSAGNILSYASIVRERAVVREMIKVANEIADAGFNPEGRNSGELLDLAESKVFKIAEQRANANEGPEGIKSILEKTVDKIEELYNNPHNGVTGVSSGFGDLDKMTAGFQSGDLIIVAARPSMGKTTFAMNLCEQAALNEDKPVLIFSLEMPSEQIMMRMLASLGRVDQTKIRTGQLDDDDWARVSSTMGIMLEQGKMYIDDGSGLTPTEVRSRARRIAREHGGLSMIMIDYLQLMQVPALSDNRTLEIAEISRSLKALAKELEIPVIALSQLNRSLEQRADKRPVNSDLRESGSIEQDADLIMFIYRDEVYNNDSEDKGTAEIIIGKQRNGPIGRVRLVFQGQYSRFDNYAGPQFEED
- a CDS encoding chemotaxis protein CheX; translation: MNVNFINPFLESLLNVLKTMASMELKPGKPNLKKDNIAKGDVSGLIGMVGPQTKGSLSITFEESLILEIMNNMLGERPSSVNEEVTDLVGEITNMVTGGAKNLLGDKGYDFEMATPIVVSGKGHTIAHKSDGQKIIMPFTSNFGNAYIEICFEL
- a CDS encoding PspC domain-containing protein; protein product: MNIDNLVRRLKRPKGVVCGIAAMMADKFGWSRLWTRVVWAIAVIMNPAISLLVYFALALVLPKWDPQY
- the dusA gene encoding tRNA dihydrouridine(20/20a) synthase DusA produces the protein MSLNTMPDTINRTFSIAPMLDWTDRHYRYFARLMSEQALLYTEMVTTGAIIHGKGDYLAYNDEEHPLALQLGGSNPADLATCAKLAAERGYDEVNLNVGCPSDRVQNGRFGACLMAEPKLVAQCVDAMRNVVDIPVTVKTRIGIDEQDSYEFLTDFIDIVSAAGCDTFIIHARKAWLQGLSPKENREIPELDYERVYQLKGDHPKLSISLNGGVKTLSECKTHLEQLDGVMVGREAYQNPYILAQVDQFLCGSDKPVLSRDAVLEKMIPYIEKHLAAGGRLNHITRHITGLYQGEVGSRAWRRYVSENAHRQGAGIEVIHQARASMDNK
- the alr gene encoding alanine racemase, with the translated sequence MKPFPRAEISGDALKSNLQRLRELAPHSKVMAVVKANGYGHGLLNVAKCLTTADGFGLARLEEALELRAGGINAKLLLLEGFFRQSDLNTLVNHDIDTVVHHEFQIEMLETAKLDKPVTVWMKVDSGMHRLGFTLAQFASTYQRLLDCPQVAKPIHLMTHFACADEPDNPATANQAKHFNEMTKDLPGDRTLANSAAALYWQDTQADWIRPGIALYGVSPVTGDFGSNHGLIPAMELVSQLIAVREHKAGEPVGYGSYWHAKQDTKLGVVAIGYGDGYPRNAPEGTPVWINGRLVPVVGRVSMDMLTVDLGIDATDAVGDDVLLWGKALPVEDVAEHIGTIAYELVTKLTPRVAVCLG